From a region of the Paraburkholderia caribensis genome:
- a CDS encoding SDR family NAD(P)-dependent oxidoreductase, translating into MSNSEKVAIVTGASQGIGAEIVKGFREHGYRVVAVARSIKPSDDPNVVAIAGDIGDRAVAQRAVSEAIARFGRVDTLINNAGIFIAKPFTQYTAEDYAAVLNVNVNGFFHITQLAIAEMEKNKSGHVLQISTSLVDHAISGVPSVLASLTKGGLNAATRSLAIEYAKSGIRANAVSPGIIKSPMHAPETHEALGALHPVGHMGEMSDIVNAVLYLDSASFVTGEILHVDGGQSAGH; encoded by the coding sequence ATGAGCAATTCGGAAAAAGTAGCAATCGTCACGGGTGCATCGCAAGGCATTGGCGCCGAGATCGTCAAGGGCTTCCGCGAGCATGGTTATCGCGTCGTCGCTGTTGCGCGTTCGATCAAGCCGTCGGACGATCCGAACGTCGTGGCGATCGCTGGCGACATCGGCGACCGCGCAGTCGCGCAACGTGCCGTGTCGGAAGCGATTGCACGCTTCGGCCGTGTCGACACGCTGATCAACAACGCAGGTATTTTCATCGCCAAGCCGTTCACGCAATACACGGCCGAAGACTACGCCGCCGTGCTCAATGTGAATGTGAACGGCTTCTTCCATATCACGCAGCTCGCCATCGCCGAGATGGAAAAGAACAAGAGCGGCCACGTCCTGCAAATCTCGACGAGCCTCGTCGATCACGCAATCTCAGGCGTGCCGTCGGTTCTCGCATCGTTGACCAAGGGCGGCCTGAACGCCGCAACCAGGTCGCTCGCCATCGAATACGCGAAGTCGGGCATCCGCGCGAACGCCGTTTCGCCCGGCATCATCAAGTCGCCGATGCACGCGCCGGAAACCCACGAAGCACTGGGTGCGCTGCATCCCGTCGGCCACATGGGCGAGATGAGCGACATCGTCAATGCCGTGCTGTATCTCGATTCCGCGTCGTTCGTCACGGGCGAGATCCTGCACGTCGACGGCGGCCAGAGCGCAGGCCACTAA
- a CDS encoding DUF485 domain-containing protein — MVQTTALHNVRLSPAFVRLVARRRRLVVLLTLGTLLPYYAFVLTAGFAPQVLALKLFPGSVMTIGWPLGVALIVGTWILTGIYIHRANGEFDELTAQVLAGDAQ; from the coding sequence GTGGTCCAAACGACTGCACTTCACAACGTCCGGTTGTCGCCGGCTTTCGTACGACTCGTCGCGCGGCGGCGCAGGCTCGTCGTATTGCTCACGCTCGGCACCTTGCTGCCTTACTACGCATTCGTGCTGACAGCAGGCTTCGCGCCGCAAGTGCTCGCGTTGAAGCTGTTTCCCGGCAGTGTCATGACGATCGGCTGGCCGTTGGGCGTCGCGCTGATCGTCGGCACGTGGATACTGACGGGCATCTATATTCACCGCGCAAACGGCGAGTTCGACGAGTTGACCGCTCAGGTCCTCGCGGGAGACGCGCAATGA
- a CDS encoding cation acetate symporter yields MKRCFELIGGVLAACIACDAMAAAEVLEKAQKQPLNTTAIVMFLAFVVATLGITYWAASKTRSMKDFYNAGGGISGFQNGLALAGDYMSAAALLGVTSMIFFNGYDGMLYAVSFFVAWPLLMFLFAERIRNLGQVTIADIASFRLDQQRIRTLMAFGSLTVVCFYLVVQMVGAGQLIQLLFGLQYNYAVVVVGALMAVYVTFGGMVATTWVQIIKAVLMLFGATLLAVLALSKFGFSIDDMFALAIATHKSGAGIMLPSKLVADPFAMLSLSVGLVFGTSGLPHILMRFFTVPDAKAARKSVFVATGFIGYFFLIVMVLGTAAIVIVGRNPAFYEGGVPGGKLIGGGNMPVMHLAKAMGGDLVLGFLSAVAFATILAVVAGLTMAGTSAISHDLYAMVIKRNRADHAKEKRVSRIASIAIAGVAIVLGIVFKDQNVAFLVALTFSVAASVNFPILTLAIYWKGLTTRGALMGGIAGLVSAVGLVVLSPAVWVKVLGHATPVFPYDYPAIISMSIAFFFTWIGSVTDQGARAANEREQFDEQFVRAQTGIGSSRAASH; encoded by the coding sequence ATGAAACGATGCTTCGAACTCATCGGCGGCGTGCTGGCCGCCTGCATCGCCTGCGACGCAATGGCCGCAGCGGAGGTGCTCGAAAAAGCACAGAAGCAGCCGCTCAACACGACGGCCATCGTCATGTTCCTCGCGTTCGTCGTCGCGACGCTCGGCATCACGTATTGGGCGGCGTCGAAGACCCGGTCGATGAAGGACTTCTACAACGCCGGCGGTGGCATTTCCGGTTTTCAGAACGGTCTCGCGCTGGCGGGCGACTATATGTCGGCGGCGGCGCTGCTCGGCGTGACGAGCATGATCTTCTTCAACGGCTACGACGGCATGCTCTACGCGGTGAGCTTCTTCGTCGCGTGGCCGTTGCTGATGTTCCTGTTTGCCGAGCGCATCAGAAATCTGGGGCAGGTCACGATCGCCGACATTGCATCGTTCAGACTCGACCAGCAAAGAATACGCACGCTCATGGCATTCGGCTCGCTGACGGTGGTGTGCTTCTATCTCGTCGTGCAGATGGTGGGCGCGGGTCAACTGATCCAGTTGCTGTTCGGGCTTCAATACAACTATGCCGTCGTCGTGGTCGGCGCGTTGATGGCGGTGTACGTGACCTTCGGCGGCATGGTTGCGACAACCTGGGTGCAGATCATCAAGGCCGTACTCATGCTGTTCGGCGCGACCCTGCTTGCGGTTCTCGCGTTGAGCAAGTTCGGTTTCTCGATCGACGACATGTTCGCGCTAGCGATCGCCACACATAAGAGCGGCGCCGGCATCATGCTGCCGAGCAAGCTCGTCGCCGATCCGTTTGCGATGCTGTCGCTGTCGGTGGGACTGGTGTTCGGCACGTCGGGCTTGCCGCATATCCTGATGCGCTTCTTCACGGTGCCGGATGCCAAGGCGGCGCGCAAGTCCGTGTTCGTCGCGACGGGCTTTATCGGGTACTTCTTTCTGATCGTCATGGTGCTCGGCACGGCCGCGATCGTGATCGTCGGCCGCAATCCGGCGTTCTACGAGGGCGGCGTGCCCGGCGGCAAGCTGATCGGCGGCGGCAACATGCCCGTCATGCATCTGGCGAAGGCAATGGGCGGCGATCTCGTGCTGGGCTTCCTGTCTGCCGTCGCCTTTGCAACCATCCTCGCTGTCGTGGCGGGACTGACGATGGCAGGCACATCGGCCATCTCGCACGATCTGTACGCGATGGTCATCAAGCGCAATCGCGCCGACCACGCGAAGGAAAAGCGTGTGTCGAGAATCGCGTCGATTGCGATCGCGGGCGTGGCCATCGTGCTCGGCATCGTGTTCAAGGATCAGAACGTCGCGTTCCTCGTGGCGCTGACCTTCAGCGTGGCCGCGTCGGTCAATTTTCCGATCCTCACGCTCGCGATCTACTGGAAAGGCCTGACGACACGCGGCGCGCTGATGGGCGGCATTGCAGGGCTCGTCAGCGCAGTGGGTCTGGTCGTGCTGTCGCCCGCTGTGTGGGTCAAGGTGCTCGGACACGCGACGCCCGTCTTCCCATACGACTACCCCGCGATCATTTCGATGTCGATCGCTTTCTTCTTCACCTGGATCGGATCGGTCACCGATCAGGGCGCGAGAGCGGCAAACGAACGCGAGCAATTCGACGAGCAGTTTGTCCGCGCCCAGACGGGCATCGGTTCGTCGCGCGCCGCCAGTCACTAG
- a CDS encoding cytochrome b yields the protein MSNSPTSSTRDAQVRSTHVHGRFQWRDTGLGFSPVTIALHWIVAALVLAIIGIEIALVAAPNAELARVLNLLGAILFPVSVYRFWARLTSWHPLPLGTPNPVEVIVSRSVATALALAMVLLPVAAWLAKSAAGQLVELPGGWIIPSPMQPNPQAAQVFEVLFRIGATPFVLGLALHIFGACKNHFVLKNDALKRMLGKRVEL from the coding sequence ATGTCGAACTCGCCTACGTCATCCACACGCGATGCTCAAGTGCGCAGCACGCATGTACACGGCCGCTTTCAGTGGCGCGATACGGGCTTGGGTTTTTCGCCCGTCACGATCGCGCTGCACTGGATCGTCGCGGCGCTGGTGCTCGCGATCATCGGCATCGAGATCGCGCTTGTCGCGGCGCCGAATGCCGAGCTAGCGAGGGTTCTGAATCTGCTCGGCGCGATTCTGTTTCCGGTCTCGGTCTATCGGTTCTGGGCGCGCCTGACGTCGTGGCATCCGTTGCCGCTCGGCACGCCGAATCCGGTCGAGGTGATCGTGAGCCGGTCGGTTGCGACTGCGCTGGCGCTGGCGATGGTGCTGCTCCCCGTCGCCGCGTGGCTGGCTAAATCGGCGGCTGGCCAGCTGGTCGAATTGCCCGGCGGATGGATCATTCCATCGCCGATGCAGCCGAATCCGCAGGCCGCGCAGGTCTTCGAGGTGCTCTTCAGGATCGGCGCAACGCCGTTCGTGCTGGGCCTGGCGCTGCATATCTTCGGTGCCTGCAAGAATCATTTCGTGTTGAAGAACGATGCGTTGAAACGCATGCTTGGCAAACGCGTGGAGCTTTGA
- a CDS encoding NAD(P)H-dependent flavin oxidoreductase, whose translation MSTTGFELGGNAVTKLCGVRYPIFLAGMAAISGPKLVAAVANAGGMGTVGGLRLPPLALRRWIRETKELTDKPFGVNLVPSFGGPDVFEAQFQVVLQEKPKMLSLFYAENYPHMISRAKDAGMVVMVQVGSVELARKAIAQGADIITAQGSESGGHLNRGTIGLLSLLPSLIAAAGGRPVLAAGGITNRDDVRTVMNMGAGGVLCGTAFVACDESNAHPLYKQKIVDATVDDTEYRTGYSFGWKYGTPHRVIPNRDKWNLLRHIGGGARAIDKPRMAQKLSLYAGQGVGKIDRVMSAAARVEELVKGLADEGERDAAEPFEGARLRYA comes from the coding sequence ATGAGCACAACAGGTTTTGAGTTGGGTGGAAACGCCGTCACGAAGCTCTGTGGCGTCAGATATCCGATCTTCCTCGCCGGCATGGCCGCGATCTCCGGTCCGAAGCTCGTTGCCGCCGTCGCCAATGCGGGCGGGATGGGAACGGTGGGCGGTTTGCGTCTGCCGCCGCTCGCGCTGCGGCGATGGATCCGTGAAACGAAAGAACTGACTGACAAGCCGTTCGGCGTCAATCTCGTCCCTTCGTTCGGCGGCCCGGATGTATTCGAGGCGCAGTTTCAGGTCGTGTTGCAGGAAAAGCCCAAAATGCTGTCGCTGTTCTATGCGGAGAACTATCCGCATATGATCTCGCGCGCAAAGGACGCGGGAATGGTGGTGATGGTGCAGGTCGGTTCCGTGGAGCTCGCGCGCAAGGCTATCGCGCAGGGCGCCGATATCATCACTGCGCAGGGCAGCGAAAGCGGCGGGCATCTGAACCGCGGCACGATTGGATTGCTTTCGCTGCTGCCGTCGCTCATCGCTGCGGCGGGCGGGCGTCCTGTGCTCGCGGCAGGCGGGATCACGAATCGCGACGACGTCCGCACGGTGATGAACATGGGCGCGGGCGGCGTGCTCTGCGGCACGGCTTTCGTTGCGTGTGACGAGTCGAATGCTCATCCGCTTTACAAGCAGAAGATCGTCGATGCGACGGTCGATGACACCGAATACCGCACCGGCTATTCGTTCGGCTGGAAATACGGCACGCCGCACCGGGTCATTCCGAATCGCGACAAGTGGAACCTGTTGCGGCATATCGGCGGCGGCGCGCGGGCGATCGACAAACCGAGAATGGCGCAGAAGTTGTCGTTGTATGCGGGGCAGGGCGTCGGGAAGATCGACCGTGTGATGTCGGCGGCGGCGCGCGTGGAGGAACTCGTGAAGGGGCTTGCTGACGAAGGCGAGCGGGATGCGGCTGAACCGTTCGAGGGGGCCCGGTTGCGCTATGCGTAG
- the acnB gene encoding bifunctional aconitate hydratase 2/2-methylisocitrate dehydratase, whose product MLENFRAHVAARAALGIPPLPLTAQQTAELVELLTNPPAGEEQTLLDLITNRVPAGVDEAARVKAGFLAAVAKGETACALISRTRAAELLGTMLGGYNIQPLIELLSDAEVGTVAAEALKKTLLMFDQFHDVKELADKGNANARAVMQSWADAEWFTSRPEVPQSLTITVFKVTGETNTDDLSPAPDATTRPDIPLHALAMLKNARPGITPEEDGKRGPVKFIESLKEKGHLVAYVGDVVGTGSSRKSATNSVLWFTGEDIPFIPNKRFGGVCLGSKIAPIFYNTMEDAGALPIELDVSKMEMGDVVELRPYEGKALKNGEVIAEFQVKSDVLFDEVRAGGRIPLIIGRGLTAKAREALGLAPSTLFRLPQQPADSGKGFSLAQKMVGRACGLPEGQGVRPGAYCEPRMTSVGSQDTTGPMTRDELKDLACLGFSADLVMQSFCHTAAYPKPVDVKTHQTLPNFISNRGGIALRPGDGVIHSWLNRMLLPDTVGTGGDSHTRFPIGISFPAGSGLVAFAAATGTMPLDMPESVLVRFKGKMQPGVTLRDLVNAIPLYAIKQGMLTVAKQGKKNIFSGRILEIEGLPDLKVEQAFELSDASAERSAAGCSVRLNKEPIIEYLNSNITLLKWMIAEGYQDPRSLQRRIKAMEQWLADPQLLSPDADAEYAAVIEIDLADIHEPIVACPNDPDDVKTLSDVAGAKIDEVFIGSCMTNIGHFRAASKLLEGKRDIPVKLWVAPPTKMDQKQLTEEGHYGVFGTAGARTEMPGCSLCMGNQAQVREGATVMSTSTRNFPNRLGKNTNVYLGSAELAAICSRLGKIPTKEEYMADMGVLNANGDKIYQYMNFDQIEDFKQVADTVEM is encoded by the coding sequence ATGCTTGAAAACTTTCGTGCTCATGTAGCCGCGCGCGCCGCGCTCGGCATTCCTCCGCTGCCGCTGACGGCTCAGCAGACCGCCGAGCTGGTGGAACTGCTGACCAACCCGCCCGCTGGCGAAGAGCAGACCCTGCTCGACCTGATCACCAACCGCGTGCCCGCTGGCGTGGACGAAGCCGCGCGCGTGAAGGCGGGCTTCCTGGCCGCCGTGGCCAAAGGCGAGACCGCCTGCGCGCTGATCTCGCGCACCCGCGCCGCCGAGCTGCTCGGCACGATGCTAGGCGGCTACAACATCCAGCCGCTGATCGAACTGCTGTCCGACGCCGAAGTCGGCACCGTCGCCGCTGAAGCGCTGAAGAAAACCCTGCTGATGTTCGACCAGTTCCACGACGTCAAGGAACTGGCGGACAAGGGCAACGCCAACGCCCGCGCCGTGATGCAAAGCTGGGCCGACGCCGAATGGTTCACCAGCCGTCCGGAAGTGCCGCAAAGCCTGACCATCACCGTGTTCAAGGTGACGGGCGAAACCAACACCGACGACCTGTCGCCGGCCCCGGACGCCACCACCCGCCCGGACATCCCCCTGCACGCGCTGGCAATGCTGAAGAACGCCCGCCCCGGCATCACGCCGGAAGAGGACGGCAAGCGTGGTCCCGTCAAGTTCATCGAGTCGCTGAAGGAAAAGGGCCACCTGGTCGCGTACGTGGGCGACGTGGTCGGCACCGGCTCCTCGCGCAAGTCGGCCACCAACTCGGTGCTGTGGTTCACGGGCGAAGACATCCCCTTCATCCCGAACAAGCGTTTCGGCGGCGTGTGCCTGGGCAGCAAGATCGCCCCGATCTTCTACAACACGATGGAAGATGCCGGCGCACTGCCCATCGAACTCGACGTGTCGAAGATGGAAATGGGCGACGTGGTCGAACTGCGCCCGTACGAAGGCAAGGCGCTGAAGAACGGCGAAGTGATCGCCGAGTTTCAGGTCAAGTCAGACGTGCTGTTCGACGAAGTGCGCGCCGGCGGCCGCATTCCGCTGATCATCGGTCGCGGTTTGACCGCCAAGGCGCGTGAAGCGCTGGGTCTGGCTCCGTCCACGCTGTTCCGCCTGCCGCAGCAGCCGGCCGACAGCGGCAAGGGCTTTTCGCTGGCGCAGAAGATGGTTGGCCGCGCCTGCGGCCTGCCGGAAGGCCAAGGCGTTCGCCCGGGCGCGTACTGCGAACCGCGCATGACTTCGGTCGGCTCGCAGGACACCACCGGCCCGATGACGCGCGACGAGCTGAAGGACCTGGCGTGCCTGGGCTTCTCGGCTGATCTCGTCATGCAGTCGTTCTGCCATACGGCCGCTTATCCGAAGCCGGTCGACGTGAAGACCCACCAGACGCTGCCGAACTTCATCAGCAACCGTGGCGGCATCGCGCTGCGTCCGGGCGACGGCGTGATCCACTCGTGGCTGAACCGCATGCTGCTGCCCGACACCGTGGGCACGGGCGGCGACTCGCACACCCGCTTCCCGATCGGCATCAGCTTCCCGGCCGGTTCTGGCCTGGTCGCGTTCGCCGCCGCTACGGGCACGATGCCGCTGGACATGCCGGAATCGGTGCTGGTCCGCTTCAAGGGCAAGATGCAGCCGGGCGTGACCTTGCGCGATCTCGTCAACGCCATTCCGCTCTACGCCATCAAGCAAGGCATGCTGACGGTTGCCAAGCAAGGCAAGAAGAACATCTTCTCGGGCCGCATTCTCGAAATCGAAGGCCTGCCCGATCTGAAGGTCGAGCAAGCGTTCGAATTGTCGGATGCCTCCGCCGAGCGCTCGGCCGCCGGTTGCTCGGTGCGTCTGAACAAGGAACCGATCATCGAATACCTCAACAGCAACATCACGCTGCTGAAGTGGATGATCGCCGAAGGCTATCAGGACCCGCGCAGCCTGCAGCGCCGTATCAAGGCGATGGAGCAGTGGCTGGCCGACCCGCAACTGCTGTCGCCGGACGCCGACGCTGAGTATGCAGCCGTCATCGAAATCGATCTGGCCGACATCCACGAGCCGATCGTGGCCTGCCCGAACGATCCGGACGACGTGAAGACGCTGTCGGACGTGGCCGGCGCCAAGATCGACGAAGTGTTCATCGGCTCGTGCATGACCAACATCGGCCACTTCCGTGCCGCGTCGAAGCTGCTGGAAGGCAAGCGCGACATCCCCGTCAAGCTGTGGGTCGCGCCGCCGACCAAGATGGACCAGAAGCAGCTGACGGAAGAAGGCCACTACGGCGTGTTCGGCACGGCTGGCGCGCGTACCGAAATGCCGGGCTGCTCGCTGTGCATGGGCAACCAGGCACAGGTGCGTGAAGGCGCGACGGTCATGTCGACCTCGACCCGTAACTTCCCGAACCGCCTGGGCAAGAACACGAACGTGTACCTTGGCTCGGCGGAACTGGCGGCGATCTGCTCGCGTCTGGGCAAGATCCCGACCAAGGAAGAGTACATGGCCGACATGGGCGTGCTCAACGCCAATGGCGACAAGATCTATCAGTACATGAACTTCGACCAGATCGAGGACTTCAAGCAAGTGGCCGACACCGTGGAGATGTAA
- a CDS encoding ATP-binding protein, with product MALRIRDFDWSRTSLGLIDDWSSSLRAAVQLVLASPVPLVMLWGHAGHMVYNDAYAVFAGGRHPFLLGSPVEEGWPEIADFNRNVVDTCLAGGTLSYKDKELVLFRNGAAEDVWMDLYYSPVVEDDGAPAGVIAVVIETSERVIAERRQQEAEAALLKLTRNLEQRVADAVTARVELEEQLRQSQKMEAIGALTGGVAHDFNNVLQAISGNLQVLALQEKGNENVQKRVTAAASAVERGGKLSSQLLAFARRQPLSPTVINPGRIFDTLGDLLQRALGESISVQMSLSAHPWFIQADRNQLENAVLNLAINARDALDGEGQISVIGENVVLTASDVTGAEIAAGEYLRITVRDEGVGMSPEVLERACEPFFTTKGEGQGTGLGLSMVFGFVRQSGGHLTILSEVGRGTSVQMHFPRSAVAEGTLSEFSLVSHVGGNEIILVVEDDASVRATSAELLRELGYEVVEAVNGDAALALLQSGVKVDLVLTDVVMPGAVKSADLAAWARSRTPPVPVLFTSGHTRDIISKNNILAPDVKLLRKPYLPETLSRMVRAVLAESTRPG from the coding sequence ATGGCCCTGCGAATCCGTGACTTCGATTGGTCGAGGACGTCGCTCGGCCTCATCGACGATTGGTCATCGAGTCTGCGAGCGGCTGTTCAGTTAGTGCTCGCGTCTCCCGTACCGCTCGTGATGTTGTGGGGGCACGCTGGACATATGGTCTACAACGACGCCTATGCGGTTTTCGCAGGCGGCCGCCATCCGTTTCTGCTCGGGTCTCCCGTCGAGGAGGGCTGGCCAGAGATTGCCGATTTCAATCGCAACGTCGTCGACACTTGCCTCGCGGGCGGCACGTTGTCCTACAAGGACAAGGAACTCGTTCTGTTCCGCAACGGCGCCGCCGAAGACGTCTGGATGGATCTTTACTACAGCCCCGTGGTCGAGGATGACGGCGCGCCCGCTGGCGTCATCGCCGTCGTCATCGAGACGTCCGAGCGCGTCATCGCCGAGCGGCGGCAACAGGAGGCTGAAGCTGCGCTGCTCAAGCTGACGCGCAACCTGGAGCAACGGGTGGCGGATGCGGTGACGGCCCGGGTAGAACTCGAAGAGCAACTTCGGCAGTCACAGAAAATGGAGGCGATCGGCGCACTGACAGGGGGTGTCGCGCACGATTTCAACAACGTCTTGCAAGCCATCTCGGGCAATCTGCAAGTGCTCGCGCTGCAGGAAAAGGGTAACGAAAATGTCCAGAAACGCGTCACCGCTGCGGCATCCGCTGTGGAGCGCGGCGGGAAACTGTCATCCCAACTGCTTGCTTTCGCTCGCCGCCAGCCCTTGTCGCCCACCGTCATCAATCCAGGCCGCATTTTCGATACGCTTGGCGACCTGCTCCAACGGGCTTTGGGCGAGAGCATTTCTGTTCAGATGTCGCTGTCGGCCCATCCATGGTTCATACAGGCCGACCGGAACCAGCTGGAAAATGCGGTGCTCAATCTGGCCATCAATGCGCGCGACGCGCTGGACGGAGAGGGCCAGATTAGCGTGATCGGAGAAAACGTGGTGTTGACCGCGAGCGACGTGACCGGTGCCGAGATCGCGGCAGGAGAGTATCTGCGCATTACGGTTCGGGACGAGGGGGTAGGAATGTCACCCGAGGTTCTCGAACGTGCGTGTGAGCCGTTCTTCACCACCAAAGGGGAAGGCCAGGGAACCGGGCTGGGTTTGAGCATGGTGTTCGGCTTTGTGCGGCAAAGCGGCGGCCATCTGACCATCCTCAGCGAAGTCGGTCGAGGCACGTCCGTACAGATGCATTTTCCTCGGAGTGCCGTGGCAGAGGGCACGCTATCGGAATTCAGCCTTGTCTCGCATGTCGGTGGCAACGAGATCATTCTGGTGGTGGAAGACGACGCCAGCGTTCGGGCGACCTCTGCGGAACTGCTGCGGGAACTGGGCTATGAAGTCGTCGAGGCCGTCAACGGGGACGCGGCATTGGCGCTGTTGCAAAGCGGCGTCAAGGTCGACCTGGTGCTGACGGATGTCGTGATGCCGGGCGCGGTGAAGAGCGCGGACCTCGCCGCCTGGGCGCGTAGCAGAACGCCGCCCGTTCCTGTGCTTTTTACCTCTGGCCATACGCGCGACATCATCTCGAAAAATAATATTCTCGCGCCCGACGTCAAGCTCCTGCGCAAGCCATATCTTCCCGAAACGCTGTCCCGGATGGTGCGCGCCGTGCTCGCGGAATCGACGCGGCCGGGCTAG
- a CDS encoding FAD-binding protein produces MNSGSSIQWDEEVDVLVFGAGAAGMTAALIAHHEGLDVLLCEKTEAVGGITSTSGGTTWVPGTQLSVDAGVPDSVDDARRFLQSVVGERGGDEAREAFLQSGPLAIDELQRISDVKFVAAAAHPDYVTGPGAAFGGRALAPLPFDARVLDKDFSRVRPPRKEFMGLGGMMVNRSDLGALLSPFGSFGNFRRTVEVVGRYVVDRVRFARGTQLVMGNALAARLFYSLRKRGVAIRFETPLVELVREQGRVTGAVIGSRDGEQRRIGARRGVVLATGGVARHPALRKQLFPAAAQRLSLAPDTHTGDGVGSALAVDARLENGGDSPGLWMPCSIRRSSGGGDSVWPHIILDRAKPGLIAVNSRGERFVNESGSYHDFVMGMLRDDGHGPSVPAHLIVDADFIRAYGLGLLMPGRSRARIAEFERAGYLVKGDTLAALAAKLNVDATGLAHTVETYNRDAASGSDPAFGRGSSPMSRFNGDAAQKPNPCIRALGKGPYYAVTVWPADLACSAGLSGNANGELLDVNGNVIPGLFACGNDLASIFRGTYPGPGTTLGPAIVFGWRVAKYIAGKLGDGASNRRTRVDACMNESP; encoded by the coding sequence ATGAATTCAGGCAGCAGCATCCAATGGGACGAAGAAGTCGATGTGCTCGTGTTCGGCGCGGGCGCGGCGGGCATGACGGCTGCGTTGATCGCGCATCACGAGGGCCTCGACGTTCTCCTGTGCGAAAAGACGGAGGCCGTCGGCGGCATCACATCGACGTCGGGCGGCACGACGTGGGTGCCGGGCACGCAATTGAGCGTCGATGCGGGCGTGCCCGACAGCGTCGACGACGCGCGCCGGTTCTTGCAATCGGTGGTCGGCGAGCGCGGCGGCGACGAAGCACGCGAGGCCTTCCTGCAAAGCGGCCCGCTCGCCATCGACGAATTGCAGCGCATCAGCGACGTCAAATTCGTCGCGGCGGCCGCGCATCCCGACTATGTGACGGGGCCGGGCGCGGCATTCGGCGGCCGCGCGCTCGCGCCCTTGCCTTTCGATGCCCGCGTGCTGGACAAGGACTTCTCGCGCGTGCGCCCGCCGCGCAAGGAATTCATGGGCCTGGGCGGGATGATGGTCAATCGCAGCGACCTCGGCGCGCTGCTCAGTCCGTTCGGATCGTTCGGCAATTTCAGGCGCACCGTCGAAGTGGTCGGCCGCTATGTCGTCGACCGCGTGCGTTTTGCGCGCGGCACGCAACTCGTCATGGGCAATGCGCTCGCCGCCCGGCTCTTCTACAGCTTGCGCAAGCGCGGCGTGGCAATACGCTTCGAAACGCCGCTCGTCGAACTGGTTCGCGAGCAAGGCCGCGTGACGGGCGCCGTGATCGGTTCGCGTGACGGCGAGCAACGGCGCATCGGCGCGCGTCGCGGTGTCGTGCTCGCCACGGGCGGCGTCGCGCGGCATCCGGCGCTGCGCAAACAGTTGTTTCCGGCTGCCGCACAACGGCTGTCGCTTGCTCCCGACACTCACACGGGCGACGGCGTGGGCAGCGCGCTCGCCGTCGATGCGCGACTCGAAAACGGCGGCGACAGCCCGGGCCTCTGGATGCCCTGCTCGATCCGCCGTTCGTCCGGCGGCGGCGATAGCGTGTGGCCGCATATCATCCTCGATCGCGCGAAGCCGGGACTCATTGCCGTGAATAGCCGAGGCGAGCGGTTCGTCAACGAATCCGGCTCCTATCACGACTTCGTGATGGGCATGCTGCGCGACGACGGCCATGGCCCGAGCGTGCCGGCGCATCTGATCGTCGACGCAGACTTTATCCGCGCCTATGGTCTGGGCCTGCTGATGCCGGGGCGAAGCCGCGCGCGCATTGCCGAATTCGAGCGCGCCGGGTATCTGGTCAAAGGCGACACGCTGGCCGCACTGGCGGCGAAACTGAACGTGGATGCGACAGGGCTCGCGCACACTGTCGAAACCTACAACCGCGATGCCGCATCGGGCAGCGACCCCGCCTTCGGCCGCGGCTCCAGCCCGATGAGCCGCTTCAACGGCGACGCCGCGCAGAAGCCCAATCCGTGCATCCGTGCGTTGGGCAAAGGCCCGTACTACGCCGTGACCGTGTGGCCAGCCGACCTCGCGTGCAGCGCGGGTCTGAGCGGAAATGCGAACGGCGAACTGCTCGATGTGAACGGCAACGTGATACCGGGACTCTTCGCGTGCGGCAACGATCTGGCTTCGATATTTCGCGGCACGTATCCCGGGCCCGGCACGACGTTGGGGCCGGCCATCGTGTTCGGCTGGCGCGTCGCGAAGTACATCGCGGGCAAGCTGGGTGACGGCGCTTCGAATCGACGGACTCGTGTGGATGCCTGCATGAACGAATCGCCTTAA